The Deltaproteobacteria bacterium genomic interval GCGGCGGTGATTGCTTTGCTCAGGCTTGCCGAGAGTGGGCAGACCAGCTGACCCGAACGAAGCGCGGGAGTGGCTCCAACTCCTAGGGGCCATCGCGCCGCGCCCGTTTTCAGGCACGGCCTACCGCTTTATCGGCTCGCGCTTTCTCAGCTCGCCGCTGTCCGGCGCGGGCTCCTTGCATTACGGCGGCCGCTTAAATCCTGCCGGCGCTTTCGAGGTGCTGTACACCGCGCTGGCTGCGGACACGGCGCTGGCCGAGCGCGAAGGCATCCTGCTGACCGCCAACGGGATCAAACTCGCGCGCACAATTCGCACGGCGGTATTGCTACGAATCGATTGCCAGCTCAGTAGCATCTTGGACCTCACGGACGAGCAACTGCGCTGCCAGCTCCGCATCACATCCGCAGATTTGCTCGGACCATGGCTGCCGTGGAGCGCCGCTGATCCTGATGATCGAGGCGAGCGCGCGGCCCCCAGTCAACGGCTGGGCGCTGCCGTCTATGCCAGCCGACGCTTCGAGGCGATCATGACACCGTCGGCGAAAGACCCCGGCGGGCGTTGCCTGGCCGTCTTTCCGGACCATCTGCAAGCCGGTTCGCGCATCACGATCGACGATCCCGCGGGCATCATCGCCGGCGCGCTCGGCATCGCCCCCGCGCGCCGGCAGGGATAATGACCTCCCGTTCGATGACGCCGCGGGGGTTCGCGACAAATTTGTGGGTAACGTGATTCGGTGTTATGGCCGTCATTCCCGCGAAAGCGGGAATCCAGTTTGGCGTTTGGCGCTATGGACAAGCAGTTCTGCGTTTACATCCTGGCCAGCAAACGGAACGGCACACTCTACATTGGGGTGACCTCACAGC includes:
- a CDS encoding RES family NAD+ phosphorylase, with protein sequence MGRPADPNEAREWLQLLGAIAPRPFSGTAYRFIGSRFLSSPLSGAGSLHYGGRLNPAGAFEVLYTALAADTALAEREGILLTANGIKLARTIRTAVLLRIDCQLSSILDLTDEQLRCQLRITSADLLGPWLPWSAADPDDRGERAAPSQRLGAAVYASRRFEAIMTPSAKDPGGRCLAVFPDHLQAGSRITIDDPAGIIAGALGIAPARRQG